A genomic segment from [Flavobacterium] thermophilum encodes:
- the pheA gene encoding Prephenate dehydratase: MKIGYLGPKATFTEAAVAALFPSEPREPYNTIPDCIDAAAAGEIKAAVVPLENALEGSVNLTLDYLIHEQPLPIIGEIVVPIEQHLLVHPYHAPHWREVKEVYSHAHAIAQCRKFLHTVLKGASQVPMTSTSAAAKFVSEHPHLPAAAIANRLAANEYGLVIVQENIHDYDYNHTRFIVVSRRNEPLSPNSPLYAGDKTTVVVMLPQDHPGALHQVLSAFAWRRLNLTKIESRPAKTGLGNYFFIIDIDAPLDEVLIPGAIAEIEALGCTVQLLGSYPYYFA; encoded by the coding sequence ATGAAAATCGGCTATTTAGGACCGAAGGCGACGTTTACCGAAGCGGCGGTCGCGGCGCTGTTTCCGTCGGAGCCGCGCGAGCCGTACAATACGATTCCCGACTGCATCGACGCCGCCGCCGCTGGGGAAATTAAGGCGGCCGTTGTGCCGCTTGAGAATGCATTGGAAGGGTCGGTCAACTTAACGCTCGATTATTTGATTCATGAACAGCCGCTGCCGATCATCGGCGAAATTGTCGTCCCAATCGAGCAGCATTTGCTTGTGCACCCGTATCATGCCCCACACTGGCGCGAAGTGAAAGAGGTGTACTCGCACGCACACGCCATCGCCCAATGCCGCAAATTTTTACATACGGTGCTCAAAGGCGCCAGTCAAGTGCCGATGACATCGACGAGCGCTGCCGCCAAATTTGTGAGCGAACACCCGCACTTGCCGGCGGCCGCGATCGCCAACCGGCTCGCTGCCAACGAATATGGGCTGGTGATCGTCCAAGAGAATATTCACGACTATGACTACAACCATACGCGCTTCATCGTTGTCAGCCGGCGGAATGAGCCGCTTTCGCCCAACTCGCCGCTTTATGCCGGCGACAAAACGACTGTCGTTGTGATGTTGCCGCAAGACCATCCTGGCGCGCTCCATCAGGTGCTGTCGGCGTTTGCCTGGCGGCGGCTCAACTTGACGAAAATTGAGTCGCGTCCGGCGAAAACAGGTCTCGGAAACTACTTTTTCATCATTGATATCGACGCGCCGCTCGACGAGGTGCTCATTCCGGGAGCGATCGCCGAAATCGAAGCGCTCGGCTGCACGGTGCAGCTGTTGGGCAGTTATCCATATTATTTTGCCTAA
- a CDS encoding ACT domain-containing protein, with translation MEKKFYLVREDVLPEAMKKVVLAKQLLERKKAASVAEAAQLANISRGVFYKYRDAIFPFQAVTKENIVTLFFHLEDRSGTLSQLLGVVAAAGCNVLTIHQTIPLQGRANVTLSVSTNDMHEDIDDLLGKLRRLEFVEKVEIVGSGVY, from the coding sequence GTGGAGAAAAAATTTTACTTGGTGCGCGAAGATGTCCTGCCGGAAGCGATGAAAAAAGTCGTGCTGGCTAAGCAGCTGCTTGAGCGGAAAAAAGCCGCCTCGGTCGCCGAGGCGGCGCAACTTGCGAACATCAGCCGCGGCGTCTTTTACAAATACCGCGACGCCATTTTTCCGTTTCAGGCGGTGACGAAAGAAAATATCGTGACGTTGTTTTTCCATTTGGAAGACCGCTCGGGCACGCTGTCACAGCTGCTTGGCGTCGTGGCGGCGGCCGGCTGCAACGTGTTGACGATCCACCAGACGATCCCGCTGCAAGGGCGGGCGAACGTGACGCTTTCCGTCAGTACGAACGATATGCATGAAGACATCGATGACCTGTTGGGGAAGTTGAGAAGGCTTGAATTTGTCGAAAAAGTGGAAATTGTCGGTTCAGGAGTGTATTAA
- the obg gene encoding Spo0B-associated GTP-binding protein, translating into MFVDQVKIYVKGGDGGNGMVAFRREKYVPKGGPAGGDGGKGGDVVFVVDEGLRTLMDFRYQRHFKAPRGENGMSKNQHGKNAEDLLVKVPPGTVVIDADTNEVLADLTEAGQRFVVARGGRGGRGNTRFATAANPAPEIAENGEPGEERNVILELKLLADVGLVGFPSVGKSTLLSVVSAARPKIAEYHFTTLVPNLGVVETEDGRSFVMADLPGLIEGAHQGVGLGHQFLRHIERTRVIVHVIDMAAVEGRDPYDDYVVINEELKQYNLRLTERPQIVAANKMDMPGAEENLRRFKEKVGEAVPVFPISAATRQGVRELLFAIADLLETTPEFPLHEPEEPAVQRVVYKYEKEKPPFTITRGSDGAFILSGDKIEKLLKMTDFSREESVRRFARQLRAMGVDDALRERGAQDGDTVRLLDYEFEFVDDWDER; encoded by the coding sequence ATGTTTGTCGATCAAGTGAAAATTTATGTAAAAGGCGGGGACGGCGGCAACGGCATGGTCGCGTTCCGCCGGGAAAAATACGTCCCGAAAGGCGGTCCGGCCGGCGGGGACGGCGGCAAGGGCGGCGACGTCGTCTTCGTCGTGGACGAAGGGCTGCGAACGCTAATGGATTTTCGCTACCAGCGCCATTTTAAAGCGCCGCGTGGCGAAAACGGCATGTCGAAAAACCAGCATGGGAAAAACGCGGAAGACCTGCTCGTCAAAGTGCCGCCTGGGACGGTCGTTATCGATGCCGATACAAATGAGGTGCTCGCCGATTTGACGGAAGCCGGACAGCGGTTTGTCGTCGCCAGAGGCGGGCGCGGCGGGCGCGGCAACACCCGGTTCGCGACTGCGGCCAATCCGGCGCCGGAAATCGCCGAAAACGGCGAGCCGGGCGAAGAGCGAAACGTCATTTTGGAATTGAAGCTGCTTGCCGATGTCGGGCTTGTTGGCTTCCCAAGCGTCGGCAAATCGACGTTGCTGTCGGTTGTTTCCGCCGCGCGGCCGAAAATCGCGGAATATCATTTTACAACGCTTGTGCCCAACCTAGGCGTTGTCGAAACAGAAGACGGCCGCAGCTTTGTCATGGCCGACTTGCCGGGGCTGATTGAAGGCGCCCATCAAGGGGTGGGGCTTGGGCATCAGTTTTTGCGCCATATTGAACGGACACGCGTCATCGTCCATGTCATCGACATGGCGGCGGTGGAAGGACGCGACCCGTATGACGATTACGTCGTCATCAACGAGGAGCTGAAGCAATACAACTTGCGTTTGACGGAACGGCCGCAAATTGTCGCCGCCAATAAAATGGACATGCCAGGTGCCGAAGAAAACTTGCGCCGCTTCAAAGAGAAAGTCGGCGAGGCGGTGCCGGTCTTTCCAATTTCAGCCGCGACAAGGCAAGGGGTGCGCGAGCTTTTGTTTGCCATTGCGGATTTATTGGAAACAACGCCGGAGTTCCCGCTCCATGAACCGGAAGAGCCGGCTGTGCAGCGTGTCGTCTATAAGTATGAGAAAGAGAAGCCGCCGTTTACGATCACCCGCGGCAGCGACGGAGCGTTTATTCTATCTGGCGATAAAATCGAAAAGCTGTTGAAAATGACCGATTTCTCGCGTGAAGAATCGGTGCGCCGCTTCGCCCGCCAGCTGCGGGCCATGGGGGTGGACGATGCGCTGCGCGAGCGCGGGGCGCAAGACGGCGACACCGTCCGGCTGCTCGATTACGAGTTTGAGTTTGTCGACGACTGGGATGAACGGTAA
- the spo0B gene encoding Sporulation initiation phosphotransferase B translates to MEKRWTVVEVMRHARHDWLNKIQLIKGHLALNKVERVQEIINGIIGEAQQETRLTNLKAERFAELMMTYNWEPHPIFLEYEIVGGEADLSPYDEQLSEWCRRFFRLLEAQADEQTENHLCVTIEIADGRVGLFFDGRGAWRDGDAIRACLERCEPSAPLRLVSFAVGADELTVELELPLGSGSPYW, encoded by the coding sequence ATGGAAAAGCGATGGACTGTCGTCGAAGTGATGCGCCATGCCCGCCATGACTGGCTGAACAAAATCCAGCTCATTAAAGGCCATTTGGCGCTCAATAAAGTGGAGCGGGTGCAAGAAATCATCAACGGCATTATCGGCGAAGCGCAGCAGGAAACGCGGTTAACGAACTTAAAGGCCGAACGGTTTGCTGAGCTGATGATGACGTACAACTGGGAGCCGCACCCGATTTTTCTTGAGTATGAAATTGTCGGCGGCGAGGCTGATTTGTCGCCGTATGACGAACAATTGAGCGAATGGTGCCGCCGGTTTTTTCGTCTGCTTGAGGCGCAGGCCGATGAGCAGACAGAAAACCATTTATGCGTGACGATTGAGATTGCGGATGGGCGGGTGGGGCTCTTTTTTGACGGCCGCGGCGCATGGCGGGATGGTGATGCCATTCGCGCCTGCCTCGAGCGCTGTGAGCCATCAGCACCGCTTCGGCTCGTGTCGTTTGCTGTCGGGGCGGACGAATTGACGGTGGAGCTCGAGCTGCCGCTCGGCTCCGGGTCGCCTTATTGGTAA
- the rpmA gene encoding BL30 encodes MLRLDLQFFASKKGVGSTKNGRDSIAKRLGAKRADGQFVTGGSILYRQRGTKVHPGLNVGRGGDDTLYAKIDGIVRFERLGRDRKRVSVYPVSQEA; translated from the coding sequence ATGCTGAGACTCGATTTGCAATTTTTCGCTTCGAAAAAAGGGGTCGGTTCGACGAAAAACGGCCGCGACTCGATCGCGAAACGCCTTGGCGCGAAACGCGCTGACGGCCAATTCGTCACGGGCGGCTCGATTTTGTACCGCCAACGCGGAACGAAAGTCCATCCGGGCTTGAACGTCGGCCGTGGCGGCGATGACACGCTGTACGCCAAAATCGACGGCATCGTCCGTTTTGAACGGCTCGGCCGCGACCGCAAACGCGTGAGCGTCTATCCGGTCAGTCAAGAAGCGTAA
- a CDS encoding Predicted ribosomal protein, whose translation MIRVTIEREADGCIRAFTMEGHAHFAKRGEDIVCAGASAVSFGTINAIEELTGVRPNVSLGQDGGYLRCELPELEEAATAEKVQLLLKAMVVSLKTIERDYGKFIRVTWK comes from the coding sequence ATGATTCGCGTCACGATTGAACGGGAGGCGGACGGCTGCATTCGCGCGTTTACGATGGAAGGGCATGCCCATTTTGCGAAACGCGGAGAGGACATTGTATGCGCTGGTGCTTCGGCGGTTTCGTTCGGCACGATCAACGCCATTGAGGAGCTCACCGGCGTCCGCCCGAATGTGTCGCTCGGCCAAGACGGCGGCTATCTTCGCTGTGAGCTTCCGGAGCTGGAAGAAGCAGCGACGGCAGAAAAAGTGCAGCTTTTGCTCAAAGCGATGGTCGTCTCGCTGAAGACGATCGAACGCGATTACGGAAAATTCATCCGCGTAACATGGAAGTAG
- the rplU gene encoding 50S ribosomal protein L21 encodes MYAIIETGGKQLKVEEGQEIYIEKLDANEGDTVTFDKVLFIGGETVKIGNPTVEGATVTAKVQKHGRQKKIIVFKYKAKKNYRRKQGHRQPYTKVVIEKINA; translated from the coding sequence ATGTACGCAATTATCGAAACTGGCGGCAAACAATTGAAAGTGGAAGAAGGCCAAGAAATTTACATTGAAAAATTGGATGCCAATGAAGGCGATACGGTCACGTTTGACAAAGTGTTGTTCATCGGCGGGGAAACGGTGAAAATCGGAAACCCGACGGTCGAAGGCGCAACCGTGACGGCGAAAGTGCAAAAACATGGCCGGCAAAAGAAAATCATCGTCTTCAAATATAAAGCGAAAAAGAACTATCGCCGCAAACAAGGCCACCGTCAGCCATACACCAAAGTCGTGATCGAAAAAATCAACGCATAA
- the spoIVFB gene encoding Stage IV sporulation protein FB produces the protein MNKYIGLLGKLHVHPLLWLIGGMAVLTAHFKQLCLLFFIVLVHELGHAAAAAFFSWRVKRILLLPFGGVAEVEEHGNRPFREEWIVTLAGPAQHLWLGAAACFFWKAGWMDDGSWELFFRYNVAVFGLNLLPVWPLDGGKLLFLLLSYRRPFSEAHRNMVAISAAVLVVGVILLLVAAPRQLELWVIAAFLAHAVWQEWKQHPYIVMRFLLERYYGKKGDYTRLQTITASAEERISAVLHRFYRGQKHAIVVTGGSGERMTLDENELLHAFFAEKRTDAPLGALIY, from the coding sequence TTGAATAAGTATATCGGGCTGCTTGGCAAACTGCACGTTCATCCGTTGTTATGGCTGATCGGCGGCATGGCGGTGCTGACCGCCCATTTTAAGCAGCTTTGTTTGCTGTTTTTTATCGTCCTTGTTCATGAGCTCGGCCATGCGGCGGCCGCGGCGTTTTTTTCGTGGCGGGTGAAACGGATTTTGCTGCTGCCGTTTGGCGGGGTAGCGGAAGTGGAAGAGCATGGAAACCGGCCGTTTCGCGAGGAGTGGATCGTGACGCTCGCCGGGCCGGCGCAGCATCTTTGGCTCGGGGCCGCAGCGTGTTTTTTTTGGAAGGCCGGTTGGATGGATGACGGGAGCTGGGAATTGTTTTTTCGCTATAACGTTGCTGTCTTCGGGCTGAACCTGCTGCCGGTTTGGCCGCTTGATGGCGGCAAACTGTTGTTTTTGCTGCTTTCGTATCGCCGCCCGTTCAGTGAGGCGCACCGGAATATGGTCGCCATCTCAGCGGCGGTGCTCGTTGTCGGCGTGATCCTTTTGCTCGTCGCGGCGCCGCGCCAGTTGGAGTTGTGGGTGATCGCCGCTTTTTTGGCGCATGCCGTCTGGCAGGAGTGGAAGCAGCATCCGTATATCGTGATGCGCTTTTTGCTTGAACGGTATTACGGAAAAAAAGGCGACTATACAAGGCTGCAGACGATCACCGCCTCCGCCGAGGAGCGCATCTCGGCCGTGCTGCACCGCTTTTACCGTGGACAAAAGCATGCGATCGTGGTCACTGGCGGGAGCGGCGAGCGGATGACGCTCGATGAAAATGAGCTGCTGCATGCGTTTTTTGCGGAAAAGCGGACCGATGCGCCGCTAGGTGCACTCATTTATTAA
- the spoIVFA gene encoding Stage IV sporulation protein FA codes for MDRRVREMKKRIEQRRKERRYQVRERREPEWGMADEERYGMPVVTYDRYSFESGPHPLFRKEWFLFQTLIAACLVLVTAILFKHPSASLEPARQFVARTMETEFQFAAVSAWYEQTFGEPLAFFAPKKEQETKTASSYAVPASGRVLESFEKNGQGVMIETANGESVEAMKEGIVTFAGMKENLGKTVVIQHADGSETWYGHLGTISVKLYDFVEMGKEIGTVKASETDNQKGLFYFAIKQGDKFIDPIQVISFE; via the coding sequence ATGGACCGACGCGTTCGGGAGATGAAAAAACGGATTGAACAGCGGCGGAAAGAGCGCCGTTACCAGGTGCGGGAACGAAGGGAACCGGAGTGGGGGATGGCGGATGAAGAGCGGTACGGGATGCCGGTCGTTACGTACGACCGCTATTCGTTTGAATCGGGGCCGCACCCGCTGTTCCGCAAAGAGTGGTTTCTTTTTCAAACGCTCATCGCCGCTTGCCTTGTGCTCGTCACCGCCATTTTGTTCAAACATCCGTCCGCTTCGCTCGAGCCGGCCCGGCAGTTTGTCGCTCGGACGATGGAGACGGAATTTCAGTTCGCCGCTGTCTCGGCTTGGTATGAACAAACGTTTGGCGAGCCGCTCGCCTTTTTTGCACCGAAAAAAGAACAGGAAACAAAAACTGCCTCATCATACGCGGTGCCCGCATCCGGCCGCGTGCTGGAGAGCTTTGAAAAAAACGGCCAAGGGGTGATGATTGAAACCGCAAACGGCGAAAGTGTGGAAGCGATGAAAGAAGGGATCGTCACCTTTGCCGGCATGAAAGAGAATCTCGGGAAAACAGTCGTCATTCAGCATGCCGACGGCAGCGAGACGTGGTATGGCCATTTAGGGACGATATCGGTGAAACTATACGATTTTGTCGAAATGGGAAAAGAGATCGGCACCGTCAAAGCGAGCGAAACGGATAACCAAAAAGGGCTGTTTTATTTTGCCATTAAGCAGGGAGATAAATTTATTGACCCCATCCAGGTGATCTCCTTTGAATAA
- the minD_1 gene encoding Cell division inhibitor MinD: protein MGEAIVITSGKGGVGKTTTTANLGTALAILGKRVCLVDTDIGLRNLDVVLGLENRIIYDLVDVVEGRCTVQKALVKDKRFENHLYLLPAAQTSDKSAVNPGQMKELIEQLKQEYDYVLIDCPAGIEQGYRNAVAGADEAIVVTTPEVSAVRDADRIIGLLEAEEHVKPPRLIINRIRSHMVKNGDMLDVDEIVMHLSIELLGIIVDDENVIKASNRGEPIVLDPNSKASIAYRNIARRILGESVPLPPLEEEEKGLFSKIRKIFSLK from the coding sequence GTGGGAGAAGCGATCGTCATCACTTCCGGGAAAGGCGGCGTCGGCAAAACGACGACGACCGCGAACCTTGGGACGGCCCTTGCCATTTTGGGGAAGCGGGTGTGCCTAGTCGATACGGACATCGGGCTGCGCAACCTTGATGTTGTGCTGGGGCTTGAAAACCGCATTATTTACGACTTAGTCGATGTCGTCGAAGGGCGCTGCACCGTGCAAAAGGCGCTTGTCAAAGATAAGCGGTTCGAGAACCATTTGTATTTGCTGCCGGCTGCGCAAACGAGCGATAAATCGGCGGTCAATCCGGGGCAGATGAAAGAGCTGATCGAGCAGCTGAAGCAAGAATACGACTATGTGCTCATCGACTGTCCGGCTGGCATTGAGCAAGGATACCGCAACGCCGTCGCCGGCGCGGATGAGGCGATCGTCGTCACGACGCCGGAAGTGTCGGCCGTCCGCGACGCCGACCGCATCATCGGCTTGCTTGAAGCGGAAGAGCACGTCAAGCCGCCGCGCCTCATCATCAACCGCATCCGCAGCCATATGGTGAAAAACGGAGATATGCTCGATGTCGATGAAATCGTCATGCATTTGTCGATCGAGCTGCTCGGCATTATCGTCGACGATGAAAACGTGATCAAAGCGTCGAACCGCGGCGAACCGATCGTGCTCGACCCTAACAGCAAGGCGTCGATCGCTTACCGCAACATCGCCCGCCGCATCCTCGGCGAATCGGTGCCGCTGCCGCCGCTTGAGGAAGAGGAGAAAGGGTTGTTCTCAAAGATTCGAAAAATATTTAGCCTGAAATAG